In Nitrospirota bacterium, a single genomic region encodes these proteins:
- a CDS encoding DUF4197 domain-containing protein, whose product MLYRLALIGWLLLTLPACAELDQSLNVLGLPSGKGLLDENRIAAGLKEALQIGTGNAVNVTGTVDGYFHNQAIKILMPDQLQAFEKGLRTFGFGPKIDDFVMSMNRAAERAAPQAKQIFLGTIREMSFADANQILEGSQTAATDYFRGKTTEKLTAAFRPEVEKAMNDVGVTKQYKELVGHFKAIPFAKSDSVDIDRYVVGKSLDGLFLMLAEEERKIRTNPAARVTDLLKEVFAKAGRS is encoded by the coding sequence ATGCTCTATCGCCTTGCACTCATTGGATGGCTCCTCCTCACCCTTCCAGCCTGTGCTGAACTTGACCAATCGTTGAACGTGCTCGGGCTCCCATCAGGGAAAGGCCTCCTGGACGAGAACAGAATCGCCGCGGGCCTCAAGGAAGCCCTGCAGATCGGGACCGGAAACGCGGTGAATGTGACGGGTACGGTGGATGGCTACTTTCACAACCAAGCGATCAAGATTCTGATGCCGGACCAACTGCAGGCCTTCGAGAAAGGACTCCGTACGTTTGGCTTCGGTCCGAAGATCGACGATTTCGTCATGAGTATGAATCGGGCTGCAGAACGGGCCGCACCACAGGCTAAACAGATTTTCCTGGGAACGATTCGAGAGATGTCCTTCGCCGATGCCAACCAGATTCTAGAGGGAAGTCAGACTGCTGCCACCGACTACTTTAGAGGCAAGACGACCGAGAAACTGACCGCCGCCTTCCGACCGGAAGTAGAAAAAGCGATGAACGACGTCGGCGTGACCAAGCAATACAAAGAACTGGTCGGCCACTTCAAGGCTATTCCGTTCGCCAAAAGCGACTCCGTCGACATCGATCGCTACGTGGTGGGAAAGAGCCTCGACGGCCTCTTCCTCATGCTCGCCGAGGAAGAACGGAAAATCAGGACGAACCCTGCCGCACGGGTCACCGATCTGCTGAAAGAGGTCTTTGCAAAGGCCGGTCGCTCCTAA
- a CDS encoding sigma-54 dependent transcriptional regulator: protein MSASILVVDDEEAILSSLSSILRDEGYEVAVAKNGVEALRAFTLDPPDLMILDIWMPEMDGMEALRRIRELAPTAQVMMMSGHGSIETAVKAIKLGAYDYIEKPLSLENVILRVKHALDQYRLEQENRTLRTTVQRKFELVGQSFAMQQLRQLIETAGPTNSRVLIGGENGTGKELVARAIHMQSARSARPFVAVNCAAIPETLIESELFGHEKGSFTGATSMKRGQFEQADGGTLFLDEIADMSLSTQAKVLRALQEQQFTRVGGTKLLKVDVRVLAASNKDLLKEIEKGTFREDLFYRLNVVPIVVPPLRERRDDIPLLIRHFMRVHAEEQGLRSKDIAPDAMAVFQQYEWPGNIRELRNLIERLMIMVPGPVIEAAQAANSLQARPGGSGSHAAIPAVNPIFTQSYDSLRDARNAFEKDYIGRKLREHHWNISRTAEDLKIERSHLHRKIKLLEVEMRPEI from the coding sequence ATGTCTGCATCGATCTTAGTGGTAGATGACGAAGAGGCGATTCTCTCATCCTTGAGCAGTATTCTGCGGGATGAAGGGTATGAGGTTGCGGTGGCGAAGAACGGCGTGGAGGCGTTGCGCGCCTTTACGCTGGACCCGCCCGACCTCATGATTCTCGATATCTGGATGCCTGAAATGGACGGCATGGAAGCCTTGCGCCGGATCAGGGAATTGGCGCCGACGGCACAAGTGATGATGATGTCCGGGCATGGCTCGATTGAAACGGCGGTCAAGGCGATCAAGCTGGGGGCCTACGATTATATTGAAAAGCCCCTGTCGCTCGAGAACGTCATTCTCCGCGTCAAACATGCGTTAGACCAATATAGGCTGGAGCAAGAGAATCGGACGCTCCGGACGACGGTTCAACGGAAGTTCGAGCTGGTGGGACAGTCGTTCGCGATGCAACAGCTGCGGCAATTGATCGAGACGGCTGGCCCCACGAATAGCCGGGTGTTGATCGGAGGAGAGAACGGGACGGGGAAGGAACTGGTCGCCAGAGCGATTCATATGCAGAGTGCCAGGTCCGCTCGACCGTTTGTGGCGGTGAACTGCGCGGCCATTCCTGAGACCTTGATCGAGAGTGAATTGTTCGGGCATGAAAAGGGCTCCTTCACCGGCGCGACCTCGATGAAACGCGGACAGTTCGAGCAGGCGGACGGAGGGACGCTGTTTCTGGACGAAATCGCCGACATGAGCCTGAGCACCCAAGCGAAGGTCTTGCGGGCGTTACAGGAACAGCAATTCACTCGTGTCGGAGGAACGAAGCTCCTCAAGGTGGATGTGCGGGTCTTAGCCGCGTCCAATAAGGACTTGCTCAAAGAAATCGAGAAAGGCACGTTTCGCGAAGATCTCTTCTACCGGCTCAACGTCGTGCCGATCGTGGTGCCGCCTCTCCGGGAGCGCCGGGACGATATCCCGCTGCTTATTCGCCATTTCATGAGGGTCCATGCGGAGGAGCAGGGATTGCGGAGTAAAGACATCGCACCGGATGCGATGGCGGTCTTTCAGCAATATGAATGGCCGGGGAACATTCGGGAGCTACGAAACCTGATCGAGCGATTGATGATCATGGTGCCGGGACCGGTCATTGAGGCGGCACAGGCGGCCAACTCGTTGCAGGCGCGCCCAGGCGGGTCGGGGAGCCATGCGGCCATTCCTGCAGTGAATCCGATCTTTACTCAGTCGTATGACTCGCTTCGGGACGCGCGCAATGCGTTTGAAAAGGACTATATTGGGCGAAAGCTGCGCGAGCACCATTGGAACATTTCCCGTACGGCGGAAGATTTGAAAATCGAGCGGAGCCATCTCCACCGGAAGATCAAGCTGCTTGAAGTGGAGATGCGGCCGGAAATTTAG
- a CDS encoding ATP-binding protein has translation MSERTKETGPLFSVKTVTGSVPGGEVSPAGAKSSQRSGPSPGPERRKGHLRPVWIVLLFLLPCLALTLYYLQIVIPGGEETDSFLPTTSYAFVLLLLNLDLIGFVVLLLLLSRNLIKAYFERRHRLFGSGFRTKLVASFIGFSLIPTVLLALVASGLVNKAVDVWFSDQIEQVMRDSYDVARMQHAGHITLAVNSARAISHEIYREDMLLAEQRDLLVAAMARKRAEFGVAGIEVFSSKMETLTKALDPDVPSSVLDLPIGQLVLQVINGKQEVNAVQEAQTGRLVRAAAPIAATGRSGEISGVVVVEAFVPESLLAKMEGIGRQYDEYKQTKAMKNPIKAGAYLFVAVITVLILFGATWFGFYVARSITVPIQRLAEATEAIAQGDLSVRIDAKATDEIGTLIESFNRMTADLQGSKSKIEEANISLRHNNLELDRRRAYIETVVDTIAAGLLSIDKHGLITNFNPSGERILGLAADRLRGRPANEAFKEFGLGLFQTVYDRMLADQRDTLALEGPMEVEGRFLTIGLHGSRMKDEANKDLGIVLVFEDLTELIKAQKVAAWQEVARRVAHEIKNPLTPIQLSAQRLRKKYYEKSPDFDAIFDETTNVIVNEVTSLKHMVDEFSKFARLPTPQMAHQSLHDVINEVTTLYRGGHKDIELVVALDEDLPSLNFDREQLKRVMVNLLDNAIQAMQQKGRVWLSTKYDTKRRRAVVSVADEGVGIAPEDQEKLFVPYFTRKKTGTGLGLAIVRRIITDHDGQIQAGQNQPKGAVFTFELPV, from the coding sequence GTGAGTGAGCGTACGAAAGAAACAGGCCCCTTGTTTTCGGTAAAGACGGTGACGGGTTCCGTACCCGGGGGTGAGGTCTCTCCTGCCGGGGCGAAGTCTTCTCAGCGATCCGGACCGAGTCCTGGGCCTGAACGGCGGAAGGGGCATTTACGGCCGGTCTGGATTGTCCTGCTTTTCCTGCTCCCCTGCCTGGCGCTGACGCTGTACTATCTCCAGATCGTGATTCCCGGCGGCGAGGAAACAGATTCCTTTCTGCCTACAACGAGCTACGCGTTTGTGCTCCTGCTCCTCAACCTCGATCTGATCGGGTTTGTGGTGCTGCTGCTGCTGCTCTCCCGCAACCTCATCAAGGCCTACTTCGAACGAAGGCATCGGCTCTTCGGGTCTGGATTTCGAACTAAATTGGTGGCGTCCTTCATTGGCTTCTCGCTCATTCCAACCGTGCTCCTGGCGTTGGTCGCGAGCGGATTGGTCAATAAAGCGGTCGATGTGTGGTTCAGCGATCAGATCGAACAGGTCATGCGGGATTCGTATGACGTGGCGCGGATGCAGCATGCCGGCCACATTACCCTGGCGGTGAACAGCGCCAGAGCCATCAGCCATGAAATCTACCGTGAGGATATGCTGCTGGCAGAGCAGCGAGATTTACTGGTGGCGGCCATGGCGCGCAAGCGGGCGGAGTTCGGCGTGGCCGGCATTGAAGTCTTCTCGTCCAAAATGGAAACGCTGACGAAGGCCCTGGATCCTGACGTGCCCTCATCGGTGCTCGATTTACCGATCGGGCAGCTGGTGCTCCAAGTGATTAACGGAAAGCAGGAAGTGAACGCGGTGCAGGAGGCCCAAACCGGGCGCTTGGTGCGGGCTGCGGCACCCATCGCCGCGACCGGGCGGAGCGGCGAGATCAGTGGCGTGGTGGTGGTGGAGGCCTTCGTTCCCGAATCGTTGCTGGCCAAGATGGAAGGCATCGGCCGTCAGTACGACGAATACAAACAGACCAAGGCGATGAAAAACCCGATCAAGGCCGGGGCCTATCTGTTTGTCGCCGTGATCACGGTGCTCATTTTGTTCGGGGCGACCTGGTTTGGATTCTATGTGGCGCGGAGTATTACGGTGCCGATTCAACGGTTGGCTGAAGCCACGGAGGCGATTGCGCAAGGCGATCTCTCAGTCCGGATCGATGCCAAGGCCACGGATGAAATCGGCACGTTGATCGAGTCGTTCAACCGCATGACGGCAGATCTACAGGGGAGCAAATCCAAGATCGAAGAGGCCAATATCTCGTTGCGTCACAACAATCTTGAACTCGACCGCCGTCGTGCCTATATCGAAACCGTGGTCGATACGATTGCGGCGGGCTTACTGTCCATCGATAAGCACGGGCTGATCACGAACTTCAATCCGTCCGGTGAACGGATCCTCGGGCTTGCGGCGGATCGACTCCGTGGCAGACCGGCCAATGAGGCGTTCAAGGAGTTTGGCCTCGGTCTGTTCCAGACGGTCTACGATCGGATGTTGGCCGATCAGCGCGATACGCTGGCGCTCGAGGGACCGATGGAGGTCGAAGGACGATTTTTGACCATTGGGCTTCATGGTTCGCGTATGAAGGATGAGGCGAATAAGGATCTCGGTATCGTGCTGGTGTTCGAAGATCTGACAGAGTTGATCAAAGCGCAAAAGGTGGCGGCCTGGCAGGAAGTGGCGCGGCGGGTGGCCCATGAGATCAAAAACCCGTTGACGCCGATCCAATTGTCCGCGCAGCGGTTACGGAAGAAATATTACGAGAAGTCGCCGGACTTCGATGCGATCTTCGATGAGACCACGAACGTGATCGTGAATGAAGTGACGAGCCTCAAACATATGGTCGACGAATTTTCGAAGTTTGCCCGGCTGCCGACTCCGCAGATGGCGCATCAGTCGCTTCACGATGTGATCAATGAAGTCACGACACTTTATCGAGGAGGCCATAAGGATATTGAGTTGGTCGTGGCGCTGGATGAAGACCTCCCGTCGCTCAACTTCGACCGGGAGCAGCTTAAGCGGGTCATGGTCAATCTGCTCGACAATGCGATTCAGGCGATGCAGCAAAAAGGGCGGGTGTGGCTGTCGACCAAGTACGATACGAAGCGTCGGCGGGCCGTGGTGAGCGTGGCGGACGAAGGGGTGGGGATTGCGCCGGAAGACCAGGAGAAGCTCTTTGTGCCATACTTTACACGGAAGAAGACGGGGACAGGGCTAGGGCTGGCCATCGTGCGGCGCATCATTACCGATCACGACGGACAGATCCAGGCCGGCCAGAACCAGCCGAAAGGGGCCGTGTTCACGTTCGAATTACCGGTGTAG
- a CDS encoding DUF1844 domain-containing protein, which translates to MATESEEGFVVRDRRGGSAPDRPASTSPAAPEAQPHQHAPSSDSPQGSGIPVSFSSFVISLGSSSMMLMGEQLDPQQPPMPPNLPQAKDIIDLLSVLEQKTTGNLTTEEQAVLRDMLYALRMKYVSLTAKS; encoded by the coding sequence GTGGCTACGGAATCTGAAGAAGGATTTGTCGTTCGTGATCGGCGGGGAGGGAGCGCCCCAGACCGTCCTGCTTCCACGTCGCCTGCCGCTCCCGAGGCGCAGCCTCACCAGCATGCGCCGTCCTCCGATTCGCCCCAGGGCTCCGGCATTCCCGTCTCCTTTTCATCGTTCGTCATTTCGTTGGGCAGTTCCTCGATGATGTTGATGGGGGAACAGCTGGATCCTCAGCAGCCTCCGATGCCGCCGAATCTACCGCAAGCCAAAGACATTATCGATTTGCTCTCGGTCTTGGAGCAGAAGACCACGGGCAACCTCACGACAGAAGAACAAGCGGTGCTGCGGGATATGCTCTACGCTCTTCGGATGAAGTACGTGAGTCTCACTGCCAAATCGTAG
- the mazG gene encoding nucleoside triphosphate pyrophosphohydrolase: MSERFHKLVDLMAALRAPNGCPWDRKQTHESLKPYLLEETYEVLEILDRQDRKKLPEELGDVLLQVLFHSQIAAEAGSFTIEDVLEQLADKLTRRHPHVFGNGAADPTPTNADQVVAKWEDIKRTERQASGRPDSVLDGVPQMLPALLRAYQVQARASRVGFDWTHDAKGFDHVLGKIEEEIQELRVAIRPLASNQTEPNAKTTTARQEEIVAEFGDVLFSLVNLARFIKVNPEDALRQAVNRFVERFQFIEARATASSRTVGELSFEEMDRLWNEAKRQKSATHTEERRHE, encoded by the coding sequence ATGTCTGAACGATTTCACAAACTAGTCGACCTCATGGCGGCGTTGCGCGCCCCGAACGGATGTCCGTGGGACCGCAAACAAACACATGAATCGCTCAAGCCCTATCTGCTTGAGGAAACCTACGAAGTCTTAGAAATTCTGGACCGGCAGGACCGGAAGAAACTGCCGGAGGAGCTCGGCGATGTCTTGCTCCAAGTGCTCTTCCATAGTCAGATCGCCGCAGAAGCCGGCAGCTTTACCATCGAGGATGTGCTGGAGCAATTGGCCGACAAGCTGACGCGGCGGCACCCACACGTCTTTGGAAACGGGGCGGCAGACCCAACCCCGACGAATGCCGACCAGGTGGTCGCGAAATGGGAAGACATCAAACGCACGGAACGGCAGGCGTCTGGCAGACCCGACTCGGTCCTCGACGGCGTACCGCAGATGCTGCCGGCCCTCCTGAGAGCCTACCAGGTTCAAGCACGTGCCTCACGCGTCGGCTTCGACTGGACCCACGATGCCAAGGGCTTCGATCACGTCCTCGGTAAAATCGAAGAGGAGATCCAGGAACTCCGCGTCGCCATCCGCCCCCTGGCATCGAATCAGACAGAGCCCAACGCCAAAACGACGACCGCACGGCAAGAGGAGATCGTCGCGGAGTTCGGCGACGTGCTGTTTTCGCTCGTGAACCTCGCCCGCTTTATCAAAGTGAACCCAGAGGATGCCCTGCGCCAAGCCGTCAACCGATTCGTCGAACGATTCCAATTCATCGAAGCCAGGGCCACCGCGTCGAGCCGAACGGTCGGCGAGCTTTCATTCGAAGAAATGGATCGACTGTGGAACGAAGCCAAACGACAGAAGTCTGCGACCCATACTGAGGAACGCCGCCATGAGTGA
- the hemG gene encoding protoporphyrinogen oxidase, which yields MTTPRTVAVIGGGISGLSTAYALHEKAAAAGIPIRCAVVDAASDWGGKIVTHRVGDLVTEAGPDSFLSQKTAAVELCTKLGLADQLINTNETSKRACVFSQGRLRELPEGLVVISPNQLGPFLRSGLLSWSGLARMGLDLAMPVKRSPDDESLAAFFRRRMGRQAFERMLEPLMAGIYAGDAEQMSVQATFPRFVELEQQYGSVIRGMMTARKAGSSASLAGPKRTMFVSLKNGLSDLVTALVARLTEQGVTLRGGCGVEALRVRSHQLGRWMYDVILNDGSALSVDSLVLATPAYVSAELVRPLTPIAGGLLEMIPYASTATIAMAFPRAAVSGAAEGFGFVVPRAEGRDLIAATWTSLKWPHRAPSDQLLVRCYVGGVGREAILQLDDQALVARVREELASMCGVTAEPGYVEVNRWTKAMPQYTLGHLDRLNQIEGALSRYGGLVLTGAGYRGVGIPDCIRDGAIAADRVVRYLSGERPS from the coding sequence GTGACGACTCCTCGTACAGTGGCAGTCATCGGTGGAGGGATCTCAGGCCTTTCGACGGCCTATGCCCTTCACGAAAAAGCGGCCGCCGCCGGTATACCGATTCGCTGCGCGGTGGTGGATGCCGCTTCGGATTGGGGAGGCAAGATCGTGACTCATCGAGTCGGCGATCTCGTCACGGAAGCAGGTCCTGATTCCTTCCTGTCTCAGAAAACGGCAGCCGTTGAACTTTGCACTAAGTTGGGGCTGGCCGATCAACTCATCAATACCAATGAGACCAGCAAGAGGGCCTGTGTGTTTTCGCAGGGCCGTCTGCGCGAACTTCCTGAGGGATTGGTCGTCATCTCGCCCAATCAATTGGGGCCCTTTCTCCGAAGCGGTCTGCTGAGTTGGTCCGGGCTTGCGAGGATGGGACTGGATCTGGCCATGCCGGTGAAGCGCTCACCGGATGATGAATCGCTGGCAGCGTTCTTCAGACGGCGGATGGGCCGACAGGCCTTCGAGCGGATGCTCGAACCCTTGATGGCCGGTATCTATGCCGGTGATGCGGAGCAGATGAGTGTGCAGGCGACGTTCCCGCGTTTTGTCGAGTTGGAGCAACAGTATGGCAGTGTGATTCGTGGGATGATGACGGCCAGGAAGGCCGGCTCCTCGGCCAGTCTTGCGGGTCCGAAGCGCACGATGTTCGTGAGTCTCAAGAACGGGTTGTCCGATTTAGTCACGGCCCTGGTGGCTCGACTGACGGAGCAGGGCGTGACGCTGAGGGGCGGCTGCGGCGTCGAGGCGCTTCGCGTGCGGTCCCACCAGCTCGGCCGTTGGATGTATGATGTCATCCTCAACGACGGCTCGGCTCTGTCCGTGGACAGTCTCGTCCTGGCCACTCCGGCCTATGTGTCCGCCGAGCTGGTCCGTCCACTGACGCCGATTGCCGGCGGGTTGCTGGAGATGATTCCCTATGCCTCCACGGCAACGATCGCGATGGCCTTCCCGCGTGCGGCAGTTTCCGGCGCGGCCGAAGGGTTTGGCTTTGTCGTCCCGCGGGCCGAAGGGCGCGACCTCATTGCGGCGACCTGGACCTCGCTCAAGTGGCCCCATCGCGCTCCGTCGGACCAGCTATTGGTTCGCTGTTACGTTGGCGGAGTCGGACGAGAGGCTATTTTGCAATTGGACGACCAGGCGTTGGTGGCGCGGGTCAGAGAAGAGTTGGCCAGTATGTGCGGTGTGACGGCGGAACCAGGGTACGTGGAAGTGAATCGCTGGACGAAGGCCATGCCGCAGTATACGTTGGGACATCTCGATCGGCTCAATCAGATCGAGGGGGCCCTCAGTCGCTACGGGGGCCTGGTGCTGACCGGCGCCGGCTATCGGGGCGTCGGAATTCCGGACTGTATCCGTGACGGGGCGATTGCGGCCGATCGGGTCGTGCGTTATCTGTCCGGAGAACGACCGTCATAA
- the hemH gene encoding ferrochelatase produces MPESKRPTAVLLMAMGGPDSLENVEPFLLDVRGGRPTPPELVEEIRERYRATGGKSPAVGISKDVAKKLEQRLNEAGGERYRVYVGLRHWHPFIKETYADLLGEGPQQIIGLCLAPQQSSLSTGAYRKKVEEAQAALLGDAPVSYVGSWHRHPGLIAGIVENIRQALLKFPADVRATVPVLFTAHSLPERIVAMKDPYPDEVKGTVDAVKMLLGSQPTRFAYQSQGRSSEPWLGPTVESAVDELAREGHRQVLVAPIGFLCDHVETLYDIDIELKQYAAGRGLQLERIAMLNDSPALIDTLASVLKAHESSHCSIS; encoded by the coding sequence ATGCCTGAATCGAAACGCCCTACTGCCGTGCTGCTCATGGCCATGGGTGGGCCGGATAGTTTGGAGAATGTGGAGCCGTTTCTGCTGGATGTGCGGGGCGGTCGCCCCACGCCACCTGAACTGGTCGAAGAAATTCGGGAACGGTATCGAGCCACGGGCGGGAAGTCCCCGGCGGTTGGCATCTCCAAGGATGTGGCGAAGAAGCTCGAACAGCGATTGAACGAGGCCGGTGGCGAGCGATATCGCGTCTACGTCGGGTTGCGGCATTGGCATCCGTTTATCAAGGAGACCTATGCCGACCTGTTAGGCGAGGGGCCGCAACAGATCATCGGGCTTTGTCTGGCGCCGCAACAGTCCTCGCTGAGTACCGGCGCCTATCGGAAAAAAGTCGAAGAGGCACAGGCTGCGCTGCTGGGTGACGCCCCGGTGAGTTACGTCGGCAGTTGGCATCGACATCCCGGACTGATTGCAGGGATCGTCGAGAACATCCGGCAGGCGTTGCTGAAATTTCCGGCAGATGTACGAGCGACAGTGCCGGTGCTCTTTACGGCCCATAGCCTTCCCGAGCGTATCGTCGCGATGAAGGATCCCTATCCCGACGAGGTCAAGGGCACGGTCGATGCCGTCAAGATGTTGCTGGGATCCCAGCCGACACGGTTTGCCTATCAGAGCCAGGGCCGGTCGAGCGAGCCATGGCTGGGGCCGACGGTGGAGTCGGCGGTGGATGAGCTGGCGCGTGAGGGCCACCGGCAGGTATTGGTCGCGCCGATCGGCTTTCTCTGCGACCATGTGGAAACGCTCTACGATATCGATATCGAACTGAAACAGTATGCGGCTGGTCGTGGTCTCCAACTTGAGCGCATCGCTATGCTGAACGATTCACCCGCCCTCATCGATACGCTCGCCTCGGTGCTCAAGGCACATGAATCATCCCACTGCAGTATCTCGTGA
- the hemE gene encoding uroporphyrinogen decarboxylase yields MNDRFLKACRREPVDCTPVWFMRQAGRYMAEYRALRAKHSMLELCKTPELAAQVTMQPIDRFPLDAAIIFADILLPLEPMGLNLEFAEGEGPVIHNPVRTQADVERLKVIDGDELEYVAEAIRQARRALNGRVPLIGFAGAPFTLASYAIEGGSSRNYLLTKQMMYGEPKTWHLLMDKFARVITGYLRRQIKAGAQVIQLFDSWVGCLSIGDYEEYVMPHVQLIFEGLKREGVPMIHFGTGTSAMLRQMRKAGGDVIGVDWRIHLDEAWAMVGHDVAVQGNLDPLALYAPLPEIERRVADILRRAAGRPGHIFNLGHGILPTTPIEHVAATIDMVHKLSQR; encoded by the coding sequence ATGAATGATCGTTTTCTCAAAGCGTGCCGGCGCGAACCGGTTGATTGTACGCCGGTCTGGTTCATGCGCCAGGCGGGCCGTTATATGGCGGAATACCGTGCGCTTCGCGCGAAGCATTCGATGCTGGAGCTGTGCAAGACGCCGGAGTTGGCGGCGCAGGTTACGATGCAGCCGATCGATCGTTTTCCGCTCGATGCGGCCATTATTTTTGCCGACATCCTGTTGCCACTCGAACCGATGGGCCTCAATCTAGAGTTCGCGGAAGGCGAGGGGCCGGTCATCCACAATCCGGTTCGCACCCAGGCGGACGTGGAGCGGCTCAAGGTGATCGACGGGGATGAACTGGAGTATGTGGCCGAAGCCATCCGTCAAGCGCGCCGCGCATTGAACGGGCGCGTGCCGTTGATCGGGTTTGCCGGGGCACCGTTCACGCTCGCGAGTTATGCCATTGAGGGCGGGAGTTCGCGGAACTATCTCCTCACCAAACAGATGATGTATGGCGAGCCGAAGACCTGGCATCTGCTCATGGACAAGTTTGCGCGGGTGATTACCGGCTATCTGCGGCGGCAAATCAAGGCCGGCGCGCAGGTGATTCAGCTGTTCGACAGTTGGGTCGGCTGCCTTTCCATCGGCGACTATGAAGAATATGTGATGCCGCATGTCCAATTGATTTTTGAAGGGTTGAAGCGGGAAGGCGTCCCGATGATTCATTTCGGTACGGGCACCTCGGCGATGCTTCGTCAGATGCGGAAAGCGGGCGGGGATGTGATCGGGGTCGACTGGCGCATCCATCTCGATGAGGCCTGGGCCATGGTGGGGCATGATGTGGCGGTGCAGGGGAATCTCGACCCCTTAGCGCTCTATGCGCCATTGCCAGAAATCGAACGCCGCGTCGCCGATATTTTGCGCAGAGCCGCTGGCCGGCCAGGCCATATCTTCAATCTGGGCCATGGAATCTTGCCGACGACTCCGATCGAGCATGTGGCTGCCACCATCGATATGGTGCACAAGCTCAGTCAACGCTAG
- a CDS encoding acyl-CoA desaturase codes for MSDVSVLQTTKAQNLKLTVLRWFDSWAGIENMKVEGPPKMDWIRCIPLIAVHVMCLGIIWVGWSWTAVAVATAFYFVRMFAITGWYHRYFSHRTFKTSRACQFAFAVLGGSCAQRGPLWWAGHHRHHHIASDTPDDVHSPLHGGFLWSHMGWFTSQTHFAPRLKNIADFAKFPELRFLDRFDILVPTLAGFGMFGLGMLLEAYAPGLGTNGPQMLIWGFFVSTVVLIHGTCTINSLSHVYGSQRYETGDTSRNNFILALITMGEGWHNNHHYYPASTRQGFYWWEVDMTYYCLKLMERLGLVWDIKDVPIYVREGKSKQDAIAV; via the coding sequence ATGTCAGATGTATCCGTCCTACAGACAACGAAAGCCCAGAACCTCAAGCTCACGGTACTCCGTTGGTTCGATTCCTGGGCCGGCATTGAGAATATGAAGGTCGAAGGCCCTCCAAAAATGGACTGGATCCGTTGCATCCCGCTCATCGCCGTCCATGTGATGTGTCTCGGAATTATCTGGGTAGGATGGAGCTGGACAGCCGTTGCTGTGGCGACGGCCTTTTATTTTGTGCGCATGTTCGCCATCACCGGCTGGTACCACCGTTACTTTTCGCACCGAACCTTCAAGACGTCACGCGCCTGCCAATTTGCCTTCGCGGTCCTGGGAGGCTCCTGCGCCCAGCGCGGTCCGCTCTGGTGGGCCGGGCACCATCGCCATCACCACATCGCATCAGATACACCGGATGACGTCCACTCCCCTCTGCACGGAGGATTTCTCTGGTCACATATGGGCTGGTTCACTTCACAGACGCACTTTGCCCCTCGGTTGAAGAACATTGCAGACTTCGCGAAGTTCCCCGAGCTCCGCTTCCTGGATCGATTCGATATCCTCGTGCCCACCCTCGCCGGGTTCGGCATGTTCGGACTGGGGATGCTGCTCGAAGCCTATGCCCCAGGCCTCGGCACGAATGGCCCCCAGATGTTGATCTGGGGCTTCTTCGTCTCAACCGTTGTGCTCATCCACGGCACCTGCACCATCAACTCCCTTTCTCATGTCTACGGCTCTCAGCGATACGAAACGGGAGACACCAGCCGCAACAATTTCATTCTTGCGCTGATCACCATGGGGGAAGGCTGGCACAACAATCACCACTACTATCCGGCATCCACCCGCCAAGGATTTTATTGGTGGGAAGTCGATATGACCTACTACTGCCTCAAGCTGATGGAACGGCTCGGGCTGGTGTGGGACATCAAGGATGTGCCGATCTACGTGCGTGAAGGCAAGAGCAAGCAGGACGCCATCGCGGTATAA